Genomic DNA from Kwoniella shandongensis chromosome 10, complete sequence:
TtcaatcctccttcgccCTCCCACCCTTTCTGACAAAAGTTCCCACATAGCACAAAGGCCATAGGTCGGTATTCTACTGCCTCGGCGTAGCCCTCAAACAGCTTTTTCAACGCAGGAAGACATCGTGGGTGATCAAGCCATACGTcggagaggatgacgaaggagacCTGTGTATTGGCGAGGATCGTAGGGATGTATTTTTGCTATATCGGTGGCTTATTAGTCTGCTCATGCCGATCTGTGACCCGGCGTCTAAGCGAGATCGACTAACCTCTTCTTTTAGAGACATCGCTCCACCACCCAAGAAATCTACATGACCGTGCAATCCTCTATATTTGATATGGTTGAGATTAGCTACCGCATAACTCCCAAGTTAGCATTGCTTACCTCGCCACATCTCGTTTCTCGCTTGGTGGATGTCCCATGGCCAATACTCTTACTGTCTCATCTATTGTGTATTCTCCCTCAACGAGCACCATACATCCTTCCGTGAACAGACCCTCTCCCGGTACCTAATAAAATGCGACATTAGCATATATTCCATGCAAGCGATATATCATTGCTCGCTTCGAAAACTCACCGCATCTTGCATATCCAACACGACTCTCCCATCGCCATCTTCAAGACACAATCTCCCTTCCGGATCTCTCGCCAGCATTCCGAATAGCAAGAACAGTTGACCCGCCCGTCCTAGCAGATTACgggtagaggtgagtttgagatAATTGGATCTGTCATGACCTCCGATTGCTGGTGGTGTGAAGTTTTCGTTCCGGAGGATGATCTGCGCAATCAATGAATGTCAGCCAGTGCCGACGCTTGTAATCGCGATGGGGCTACGGATCGTTGACAAGTGACGATGAGGGTTGTTTGATGCTCACTTCCTTGATGATACCCCATCTTTCTCTCAAGAAAGCAGATCTAGCAGCTGCAGAGCCTGCCACAGACGGCTTAGTCTTCGACCTGGCAACGGAACGAAAGTATTAGCGGCCCAACCTCAAGCTTTTGGTTGATTGAGACTTGCACTCACGTAGTAAAGCCTCCTCTGACGGGGTCGAAGTGCACAGGCGGCATATCAAACGAGTCAATCACGGAAAAGTGCGATTCGACATTGATTTCTGACGGATCGGCAGTCTGCGAGTCCTCGTTCGTCTACAGCACCATCAACGCTTCAGTCTAAGAAATACCGTTGGCAGGGGGAAAGGGGACATACCCCAAGTTGTAAGCTCTCGTAGGCCTTCTTCAATGCCGGGAGGGAGACGAGAGACGACGAGTCTATATCCGGTGTAATACGTTAGTGGGACTTTATCGACCTTGACCAAATGAAGCTTGGTCcgatagctcaccttcgcccttTAGGTATTCCCTAGCCCAAAACTCGAGTCCTACTATCCATTCATCGTCGGGGATCTCGTTCTGCAATTGGGAGGAGATCGTCAGCTATTCCCCTAATCGAAGCCAACAATCAAGCAGATGAAGGAAATAACACAAGGAGCTGAACGCAACAAAGTACGTCACTGATAAGAGGGATGCGTCATGAagtcgacaagctcacctcttgcAGGACTTGTTCGATGTAGTTCAAAGCGGCGGCGGGAAGTGTCAATGAGTGTTTTGTCGAGAAGACCTTAGGTGGCACGATCAGCTATGCTCAAGAGCGGGCGCACAGAATTGTCCCAAGACACACCTTGACGATCGCCGCTCTCATTTGattgaccatcttgacgtTGATCGAAACCTCTTCTTTACTCGCTCCTAGTTGACAAATGAGCTCACTGTCGATATGAGCAAGTaccaaaagtcaaagagACGAACATGAACCCCAGACGCgtttcctccacctcgcgtGGACCAGAATAAAAGGGAGGATGAAATAAGATTATCGAGCAAACTCCCTCTTCGATGTTAGGCACGCAAGGAGGGGGTCAATGATGGGATGAAGGTTCCGGTAAGTGCAATGTGTGTCCGAGCTGTCTCTTGTTAGCACAAAGTGATGAGAGTGTTCTTTCTTCGTACTGAGACAGTAACTACACAAGACGATACGACCATATAGATAGATAAGATGGCCTTGAGGAAAttgcagggtgagtgggggtTGGTGCTCCTTGGGGTGCGAACGAAGCTGACGATAGATATGCTTGttgttcctctctcctctttcatcgTTGGCCACCTCATCACACCTCGATATACATGACCACCTATATACCCTCCTCTCGTCATCTCCGCAACCCATTGTTCCTACCCTTGCACTCTGGTGATCGCCCTCACATCACAGCCGAGATCGACCGGACCCTCAAATCCGTCGCTACCGGCGTCGAAGTCTTCGAAGGGACATTCGACAAGCTCAACCACGCTTCCAACGCTACTCAAAAAGacaagttggagaatgaTCTCAAGACGCAGATCAAGAAATtgcagaggatgagagatCAGATAAAGGCTTGGTTGGGTAATGGCGATATAAAAGATAAGACGGCGTTGTTGGATAATAGGAAGTTAATAGAGACGGTGAGTTGTGAGCGGTCTGAGCGTAGCGAAGTAGCGAACGAGGTATAAGAAGACTagtcgagatgaaggagctgggagtgaggagagggaaatgGTTGTCGTGCGAAGCGGCTTAGGCAATAGGTGGTTGGATAATGCTGGGATGAAAGGTCAGACAAGAGACAGTCGGTGGCAATGGGGAATATGGGCCGGAACGGAGGATGATCACAACAGAAGAACGGACAGAGTCATTGGGACTAAAGGAGACGTTCACATAGGGCTGATGCTGACAAAACTCTACCCCCAGCAAATGGAACGGTTCAAAGCGCTagaaaaggagatgaagatgaaagcCTTTTCCAAAGAAGGCTTAATCGCTCAATCCAAACTTGATCCAGCTGAGAAGGCCAAGCGAAATATGATCGACTGGATCGGCACGACCACGGATGAACTTGCTCGACAAACAGAACAGACCGAGGCCGAGCTGGAACTCCTCACAgcgacaaagaagaagaagcaggctGGAGATAGGTTGGGAGAACTGGAAACGCTGAATGAGAGGAGACAATGGCATGTGGGAAGGTTAGAGGTGGTTCAGAGAATGTTGGAGAATGGACAGTTGTCGGTGGAAAACGTGGAGGATATCCAAGAGGATGTCAAGTATTTCCTCGAAGCCAACTCGGTGAGTCAGCTCGTGTACAACTAAAACATACTGGATGCTGGATGTTGAGCTGACGCTGATACTTTCGTAGGAGGAggacttcgacttcgacaacGGAATCTACGACGAGCTCAACcttcaagaagaggaggactaCATGCCCGAACTCGGACACGATGATGGATCACAGCTCGACACTGCCTCTCTCGCCGACGTCGACACTGCACCcactcccgctcctgctccgaAAACACCGGCAAAGGAAGAGCCTCCCAAGAAGGTCACTCCTGCTGCCAAGACCACTTCATCCACATCGATTCACGACGACACACCACCAAGTCCTGTCGCAGCGAGGAAGACACCTTCTCGGAAAGCTACTTTGGAGAGCAAGGCCGCCGAACCACTGACGGCGAAGACTCCTGCGAAGACAGAGCCGGTCCCTCCCCTTCCGACTTCGGTCTCCACTCCTACTCCTGCACCAGCGCCAGCAACGGTCAAGCCAGCTGCTCTGCCACCCATCCGATACGCTGCTGCGGCTGCTGCCGCCGTAGCAAGTACGATAGCGGCGGCAACCTCGTCCACTCCTTCGAGCGCACCCGTTTCGACACCCCCGGCTGCCGAAGCTACCTCTcctcagaagaaggacacCATACCCGTTCCCGAGACCACTGTGGAGACGCCCTTGTCGGAGAAGGCTCCCACACCCGAGTTGACTTCCAGTCCGGCTCCTGAATCGCAAAGTCCTGGAACTGCAGGTACACCAGCTCAGACCAATGTAGGTTGATCAATCACTGTCAAGTGTATCAGCTAATGAATCTTCTTATCCATTCAGGGCCAtgctgctcctccaccaccacctggtcTTTCTTCTGCTCGCTCTCCTCAACCTTCCACTCAGCCGTCAACGCAATTGCAAACGCCGAATATCCCCACTCAACATCCCGCGAACAACGGCTCTGCCGCTCCTCCAGGATATGTGCCTCAACATGCCGAGTCTTCCAGAGCTGGCTCGTTTGGTTCAGCGGGACAACAACGACCACAGGCGCAGCCTGGTGTTATGGGTAATTTGATGCAAAGCTTCGAAGTGGCGAAGGagatatgtgagtgtggaggatgtcaagaATTTCGGTTACAAGCTGACAGCCATATTATAGCCAAACGAAGAACGGACGATGTCAACGAGCT
This window encodes:
- a CDS encoding DNA polymerase epsilon subunit B produces the protein MVNQMRAAIVKVFSTKHSLTLPAAALNYIEQVLQENEIPDDEWIVGLEFWAREYLKGEDSSSLVSLPALKKAYESLQLGTNEDSQTADPSEINVESHFSVIDSFDMPPVHFDPVRGGFTTSKTKPSVAGSAAARSAFLRERWGIIKEIILRNENFTPPAIGGHDRSNYLKLTSTRNLLGRAGQLFLLFGMLARDPEGRLCLEDGDGRVVLDMQDAVPGEGLFTEGCMVLVEGEYTIDETVRVLAMGHPPSEKRDVARGLHGHVDFLGGGAMSLKEEQKYIPTILANTQVSFVILSDVWLDHPRCLPALKKLFEGYAEAVEYRPMAFVLCGNFCQKGWEGEGGLKRYTNGFNALTDLLLSFPLLHSSHFIFVPGPLDPWSSTTLPRPAIPPAFSSRLTQRIPRARFVSNPCRLRYFGMELVICREDLMGKMVRNLVGVKKDEGEVDMKRYLVQTILDQTHLSPLPISIRPTLWEYDHSLRLYPMPSAVVLADKYERYELTYEGCHVFNPGRFVGSGGEGGGEFEWSMYYPATGRSERSALTLDQ